From the genome of Bombus fervidus isolate BK054 chromosome 19, iyBomFerv1, whole genome shotgun sequence, one region includes:
- the LOC139996885 gene encoding FMRFamide-related peptides: MKSSLTSLYVLSFICNWALVSSSILTPMKADGSLRIFKDGPNDFEYALKRHDVDRSSEDSDSKERRSSVGSSFIRYGRSDLDGNIERVSNSDGDGSSKVNRYPRWKSPDIIIRFGRSGFKSLNDDTHYRHGRNNLNFLRYGRNVQIYPLEIDMTTMCSDLLSNDEINDLHPYEARLLRLCNILNNSDIEHRNSPDFLEDRLVSKHN, from the exons ATG AAGAGCTCGTTAACATCGTTGTATGTGCTGTCCTTCATCTGCAACTGGGCGCTGGTTTCTTCCTCCATATTAACCCCCATGAAGGCTGATGGAAGTTTGAGAATCTTCAAGGATGGGCCCAATGACTTCGAATACGCACTGAAGAGGCATGACGTCGATAGAAGTTCGGAAGATTCTGATTCAAAAGAACGACGAAGCAGCGTGGGGTCCTCTTTCATAAGATACGGTCGCAGCGATCTGGACGGAAATATAGAGAGAGTTTCCAACAGCGATGGCGATGGTAGCTCGAAGGTGAACAGGTATCCTCGTTGGAAGTCACCGGATATCATCATTAGGTTTGGCCGATCGGGCTTCAAGAGCCTGAACGACGACACACATTACAGACACGGAAGAAATAACTTGAATTTTCTCAG ATACGGCCGGAACGTGCAAATTTATCCCCTAGAAATCGACATGACTACGATGTGCTCCGATCTACTGTCAAATGACGAGATCAACGATCTTCATCCGTACGAGGCGAGGTTGCTTCGCCTGTGTAACATTTTGAACAACAGCGATATAGAACATAGAAACAGTCCGGACTTCTTAGAGGACCGGCTCGTTTCGAAACACAATTAG